A single genomic interval of Oxyura jamaicensis isolate SHBP4307 breed ruddy duck chromosome 26, BPBGC_Ojam_1.0, whole genome shotgun sequence harbors:
- the CACNA1S gene encoding voltage-dependent L-type calcium channel subunit alpha-1S yields MEPASPQDDVKKRQQKEKSKKPVPPAAPRPPRALFCLTLQNPLRKACISIVEWKPFEIIILLTIFANCVALAIYLPMPEDDTNVANSSLEKIEYAFLIFFAIEAMLKIIAYGFLFHTDAYLRNGWNVLDFSIVSLGLFTMTLEQINAKQGGSSGGKGGFDVKALRAFRVLRPLRLVSGVPSLQVVLNSIIKAMVPLLHIALLVLFMIIIYAIVGQELFKGKMHKTCYYFGTDVIATVGAEKPAPCTTSGHGRHCTINGTECRSGWPGPNNGITHFDNFGFAMLTVYQCITMEGWTEVLYWVNDAIGNEWPWIYFVSLILLGSFFVLNLVLGVLSGEFTKEREKAKSRGTFQKLREKQQLEEDLKGYMDWITHAEVMESDRARGEGMMPLDEGGSETESLYEIEGMNKWILFFRQWRRWNRMFRRKCRDVVKSKFFYWLVILLVALNTLSIASEHHFQPEWLTVVQDNANRVLLALFVAEMLLKMYALGLRQYFMSLFNRFDCFVVCAGILETILVELSTLSPLGISVLRCIRLLRIFKITRYWTSLSNLVASLLNSVRSIASLLLLLFLFIIVFALLGMQLFGGKYDFEDMEVRRSTFDNFPQALISVFQILTGEDWNSIMYNGIMAYGGPSFPGMLVCIYFIILFVCGNYILLNVFLAIAVDNLAEAESLTSAQKAKAEERKRRKMSRGYPEKSEDEKQMLAKKLEQKAKGEGIPTTAKLKVDEFESNVNEIKDPYPSADFPGDDEEDEPEIPLSPRPRPLAELQLKEKAVPMPEASSFFIFSPTNKFRMLCHRIVNATWFTNFILLFILLSSISLAAEDPIRAESFRNQILGYFDIGFTSVFTVEIVLKMTAYGAFLHKGSFCRNSFNILDLLVVAVSLISMGIESSTISVVKILRVLRVLRPLRAINRAKGLKHVVQCVFVAIKTIGNIVVVTTLLQFMFACIGVQLFKGKFYSCSDPSKLTEKECRGDFIDYVDGDPTQIELKKRVWFHNDFHFNNVFSAMMSLFTVSTFEGWPELLYRAIDTNDENKGPIYNYRVEIAMFFIIYIILIAFFMMNIFVGFVIVTFQEQGESEYKNCELDKNQRQCVQYALKARPLRRYIPKNPYQYQIWYVVTSSYFEYLMFFLILLNTICLGMQHYNQSAEMNHISDILNVAFTILFTLEMILKLMAFKAKGYFGDPWNVFDFLIVIGSIIDVILSEIDTVLASSGGLYCLGGGCENIDPDDNSRVSITFFRLFRVMRLVKLLSRGEGVRTLLWTFIKSFQALPYVALLIVMLFFIYAVIGMQMFGKIAMVDGTQINRNNNFQTFPQAVLLLFRCATGEAWQEILLDCSYGKLCDPESDFAEGEEYTCGTGFAYFYFISFYMLCAFLIINLFVAVIMDNFDYLTRDWSILGPHHLDEFKRIWAEYDPEAKGRIKHLDVVTLLRRIQPPLGFGKFCPHRVACKRLVCMNMPLNSDGTVTFNATLFALVRTALKIKTEGNFEQANEELRAIIKKIWKRTSMKLLDQVIPPIGDDEVTVGKFYATFLIQEHFRKFMKRQEEYYGYRPKKNPIEIQAGLRSIEEEAAPEIHRAISGDLMAEEELERAMVEAAMEEGIYRRTGGLFGQVDSFLEPSSPLQPHVASQRPLQLTEVGSEDLDSPVFLDEFPQEGNTNTNNSNWPEGLQYEDEVLRKMTPAAPRPPAQGRDLPFPSERLQRRPSGRRGAPSGHRPASGQHLLPQELHRGGCTVTGAAPSSEQQRGESGDPSTSCTPAITFLIQEALISGGLEALARDPSFVTVTRDEMAASSQLEMGEVEKAAVELLKGREAPQDAGSVPWDTLAASPAGSPGLSTAASRKSSPAAHL; encoded by the exons ATGGAGCCCGCTTCTCCCCAGGATGATGTGAAGAAGAGGCAACAGAAGGAGAAGTCCAAGAAGCcggtgccaccagcagcccctcgGCCGCCCCGGGCTCTGTTCTGCTTAACCCTGCAGAATCCGCTGCGGAAGGCATGCATCAGCATCGTGGAGTGGAA GCCTTTCGAGATCATCATCCTTCTGACCATCTTTGCCAACTGTGTCGCCCTGGCCATCTACCTGCCCATGCCCGAGGATGACACCAACGTCGCCAACTCCAGCCTG GAGAAGATCGAATATGCCTTCCTGATCTTCTTTGCCATCGAGGCGATGCTCAAGATAATTGCCTACGGGTTTCTTTTCCATACGGACGCCTACCTCCGAAATGGCTGGAACGTGCTCGACTTCTCCATCGTGTCCCTCGG GCTTTTCACCATGACCCTGGAGCAGATCAATGCAAAGCAGGGAGGGTCTTCGGGGGGGAAAGGCGGCTTCGACGTGAAGGCCCTGCGAGCGTTTCGCGTGCTGAGACCGCTGCGCCTGGTGTCGGGAGTGCCGA GCCTTCAGGTCGTCCTGAACTCCATCATCAAGGCCATggtgcccctgctccacatcGCCCTGCTTGTGCTCTTCATGATCATCATCTACGCCATTGTCGGGCAGGAGCTCTTCAAGGGCAAGATGCACAAGACCTGCTACTACTTTGGGACAG ACGTGATAGCCACAGTGGGGGCGGAGAAGCCAGCCCCCTGCACCACCTCTGGCCATGGGCGACACTGCACCATCAACGGCACCGAGTGCCGAAGCGGCTGGCCGGGACCCAACAACGGCATCACTCACTTTGACAACTTCGGCTTTGCCATGCTGACCGTCTACCAGTGCATCACCATGGAGGGCTGGACCGAGGTCCTCTACTGG GTTAACGATGCCATTGGCAACGAATGGCCCTGGATCTATTTTGTCAGCCTTATCTTGCTTGGCTCCTTCTTCGTTCTCAacctggtgctgggggtgctcagcGG TGAATTCACCAAGGAGCGCGAGAAGGCCAAGTCGCGGGGCACGTTTCAGAAGCTGcgggagaagcagcagctggaggaggaccTGAAGGGCTACATGGACTGGATCACCCACGCTGAGGTGATGGAGAGTGATCGGGCCAGAGGAGAAG GTATGATGCCTTTGGATGAAGGAGGGTCGGAGACGGAGAGCTTGTATGAAATTGAGGGCATGAACAAGTGGATTCTCTTCTT CCGGCAGTGGAGGCGCTGGAACCGAATGTTTCGTAGGAAGTGCAGGGATGTGGTGAAGTCCAAGTTCTTCTACTGGCTCGTCATCCTGCTGGTGGCACTGAACACCCTCTCCATTGCCTCTGAGCACCATTTCCAGCCCGAGTGGCTGACGGTGGTACAAG ACAACGCCAacagggtgctgctggcactctTTGTGGCCGAGATGCTGCTGAAGATGTACGCGCTGGGCCTGCGCCAGTACTTCATGTCCCTCTTCAACCGCTTCGACTGCTTCGTAGTGTGTGCGGGCATCTTGGAGACCATCCTGGTGGAGCTCAGCACCCTGTCACCCCTGGGCATCTCCGTGCTGCGCTGCATTCGGCTCCTCCGCATCTTCAAGATCACCAG GTACTGGAcatccctgagcaacctggtggCCTCTCTGCTCAACTCGGTCCGCTCTATCgcctctctgctcctcctcctcttcctcttcatcatTGTCTTTGCCCTGCTGGGCATGCAGCTCTTCGGGGGCAAGTACGACTTTGAGGACATGGAGGTGCGGCGCAGCACATTTGACAACTTCCCCCAGGCCCTCATCAGCGTCTTCCAG ATCCTGACTGGAGAGGACTGGAATTCGATAATGTACAATGGGATCATGGCCTATGGAGGCCCGTCCTTCCCTGGCATGCTGGTCTGCATCTACTTCATCATCCTCTTTGTTTGTGGGAACT ATATCCTCCTCAATGTCTTCCTGGCCATTGCGGTTGACAACCTGGCTGAGGCTGAGAGTCTCACctcagcccagaaagccaaagcAGAGGAACGCAAGCGGCGGAAGATGTCCAG GGGTTACCCAGAGAAGTCAGAAGATGAGAAGCAGATGCTGGCAAAGAAGCTTGAGCAAAAGGCGAAGGGAGAAGGGATTCCCACAACAGCCAAG TTAAAAGTGGATGAATTTGAGTCCAACGTAAATGAGATCAAAGACCCCTACCCATCTGCAGACTTCCCAG GTGATGATGAGGAAGATGAGCCTGAAATCCCCCTGAGTCCTCGGCCACGTCCCCTGGCAGAGCTACAGCTGAAAGAGAAGGCTGTGCCTATGCCTGAAGCCAGCTCCTTCTTCATCTTCAGCCCAACCAACAA GTTTCGGATGCTGTGCCACAGAATCGTCAACGCCACTTGGTTCACCAACTTCATCCTGCTCTTCATTCTGCTCAGCAGCATCTCCCTGGCGGCCGAGGATCCCATCCGTGCCGAGTCGTTCCGCAACCAG ATCCTTGGATACTTTGACATTGGTTTCACCTCCGTCTTCACCGTTGAAATCGTCCTGAAG atGACAGCCTACGGCGCTTTCCTGCACAAAGGCTCCTTCTGCAGGAACTCTTTCAACATCCTCGACCTGCTGGTGGTTGCTGTCTCCCTCATCTCCATGGGAATCGA GTCCAGCACCATCTCGGTGGTGAAGATCCTCCGGGTGCTGAGGGTGCTGAGACCTCTGCGAGCCATTAACCGGGCCAAGGGGCTGAAG CACGTGGTCCAGTGTGTGTTCGTGGCCATCAAGACCATCGGCAACATTGTGGTCGTCACGACGTTGCTGCAGTTCATGTTCGCCTGCATCGGGGTCCAGCTCTTCAAG GGGAAGTTTTACAGCTGCTCAGATCCATCCAAGCTGACGGAGAAGGAGTGCAG GGGTGATTTCATCGACTACGTGGACGGGGACCCAACGCAGATCGAGCTGAAGAAGCGCGTCTGGTTCCACAACGACTTCCACTTCAACAACGTCTTCTCAGCCATGATGTCGCTTTTCACCGTCTCCACCTTCGAGGGCTGGCCAGA GCTGCTATACAGGGCCATTGACACTAATGATGAGAATAAAGGCCCTATCTACAACTACCGGGTGGAGATCGCAATGTTCTTCATCATCTACATCATCCTCATTGCCTTCTTCATGATGAACATCTTTGTGGGCTTTGTCATTGTCACCttccaggagcagggggagagcgAGTACAAGAACTGTGAGCTGGACAAGAACCAG cgCCAGTGTGTGCAGTACGCGCTGAAGGCTCGCCCGCTGCGGCGCTACATCCCCAAGAACCCCTACCAGTACCAGATCTGGTACGTGGTCACCTCCTCCTACTTCGAGTACCTCATGTTCTTCCTGATCCTGCTCAACACCATCTGCCTGGGCATGCAG CATTACAACCAGTCTGCGGAAATGAACCACATCTCAGACATCCTCAATGTGGCCTTCACCATCCTCTTCACCCTGGAGATGATCCTCAAGCTCATGGCCTTCAAAGCCAAG GGCTACTTTGGGGACCCCTGGAACGTCTTTGACTTCCTCATCGTGATCGGCAGCATCATCGATGTCATCCTCAGCGAGATCGAT ACTGTTCTCGCCTCCAGTGGCGGATTGTACTGCCTCGGCGGGGGCTGTGAGAACATC GACCCCGATGACAACTCCCGCGTCTCCATCACTTTCTTCCGCCTGTTCCGCGTGATGCGGCTGGTGAAGCTGCTGAGCCGGGGAGAAGGCGTCCGGACCCTCCTGTGGACCTTCATCAAGTCCTTCCAG GCTCTGCCCTACGTTGCCCTCCTGATTGTGATGCTTTTCTTCATCTATGCTGTGATCGGGATGCAG ATGTTTGGGAAGATCGCCATGGTGGACGGGACCCAGATCAACCGAAACAACAACTTCCAAACCTTCCCacaagctgtgctgctgctcttcag GTGTGCGACAGGGGAGGCCTGGCAGGAGATCCTGCTGGACTGCAGCTACGGGAAGCTGTGCGACCCCGAGTCCGACTTTGCCGAGGGCGAGGAGTACACCTGCGGCACGGGCTTCGCCTACTTCTATTTCATCAGCTTCTACATGCTCTGCGCCTTCCTG ATCATTAACCTCTTTGTGGCCGTCATCATGGACAACTTCGACTACCTCACACGCGACTGGTCCATCCTCGGACCCCACCACCTGGATGAGTTCAAGCGGATCTGGGCCGAGTACGACCCCGAGGCCAA GGGCAGGATCAAACACTTGGACGTGGTGACTCTGCTGAGACGTATCCAGCCTCCCCTGGGCTTTGGGAAGTTCTGCCCACACCGTGTAGCTTGTAAG CGTCTGGTGTGCATGAACATGCCCCTGAACAGCGACGGCACCGTCACCTTCAATGCAACCCTCTTTGCACTGGTGAGGACAGCCCTCAAGATCAAGACAGAAG GTAACTTCGAGCAGGCCAACGAGGAGCTCAGAGCTATTATCAAAAAAATCTGGAAGCGAACCAGTATGAAACTCCTGGACCAGGTCATCCCACCTATCGGAG ACGATGAGGTGACAGTGGGCAAATTCTATGCCACGTTCCTCATCCAAGAGCATTTCAGGAAGTTCATGAAGCGCCAGGAGGAGTATTACGGGTACCGTCCCAAGAAGAACCCCATAGAGATCCAG GCTGGGCTGAGGAGCATTGAAGAAGAAGCAGCTCCAGAAATCCATCGAGCCATCTCCGGGGACCTGATGgctgaggaggagctggaaagagCAATGGTGGAGGCTGCCATGGAGGAAGGGATATACAGG AGGACAGGCGGCTTGTTTGGCCAGGTCGACAGCTTCCTGGAGCCgagcagccccctgcagccccacgtGGCCAGCCAGAGACCCCTGCAGCTCACAGAGGTGGGCAGCGAAGACCTCGATTCCCCCGTCTTCCTCGACGAATTCCCCCAGGAAGGCAACACCAACACCAACAACAGCAACTGGCCGGAGGG gctgcagtACGAGGACGAGGTGCTGAGGAAGATGAcgccagcagcacccaggccTCCAGCACAGG GCCGTGACCTCCCCTTCCCTTCGGAGAGGCTGCAGCGGAGGCCGAGCGGGAGGCGAGGAGCCCCCTCTGGGCATCGCCCAGCGTCAGGGCAGCACCTTCTGCCCCAGGAG CTGCACAGAGGCGGTTGCACCGTGAcgggagcagctcccagctcagaACAGCAGCGGGGTGAAAGCGGCGACCCAAGCACTTCTTGCACCCCGGCCATCACCTTCCTCATCCAGGAG gctctgaTCTCCGGGGGCCTTGAGGCTCTGGCCCGGGACCCGTCCTTCGTGACAGTGACCAGGGACGAGatggcagccagcagccagctggagaTGGGTGAAGTGGAGAAGgcagctgtggagctgctgaagggaagagaagcaCCGCAGGACGCCGGTTCTGTCCCCTGGGACACCTTGGCTGCGTCACCAGCCGGCTCCCCCGggctcagcacagctgcctcccgaaaatccagccctgctgctcacctGTGA